The following is a genomic window from Stegostoma tigrinum isolate sSteTig4 chromosome 24, sSteTig4.hap1, whole genome shotgun sequence.
TTGTGCTAAGATGTAGCTTTACTGTTCAGCATGGATCTTCATCACTACAACAATTGGTCATCAGTTGGCAACGTGTTGAGACTGAGGAAGTTGTGTACAGCTATTATTATGGAAAGGAGCAACTGAGTCACCAGAGCTCCCAGTATTCAGGGAGAACAAGCTTATTCATGGAAGAATTAAAGCGAGGGAATGCTTCACTGAAACTGAGCCAAGTGAAACCAGAGGATGCTGGACAATACAAGTGCTTTGTTAGTGACACTGTAGGAAGTGGCTGGGGCACTATGTCCCTAATGTTTGCAGGTActtatttctgtgtttattttagTTCCTTGAAGTTGTAAATTAAAATCCTACTTCGTAGCCTTTCCAGATGGCCAAGTGGGTCTGTGTCTAAGGCATACCCTACATTCCAGGAAGATGACCCAAACTCTGGTCTAACTCTTCTCTCTATTCCTGACGACCTCCCATCTCAGTGTGGATGGCCATGCCTGTTGGCTGTTTCACAAGCTAATTGTATTTGGATATCTCCAGGATCCAGCTGAAATGTGACCTCCTCATAAATGATAAACCCACTGACAATAAAGAATTCAGCATAAAGCTGAACAATGATGATGATTTGAGCTGATACCAGAGCATGTTACGCCAGCAACAAGTTGAACTTCTTCTCCAGGGGCAAGTGGGTATGGAGAAGAGACAAAaggcaggaggcagagatgaaGTATGTGCTTCAATAGTCTTGTAAATCTTGTGGATTTAGTGATCAGATCCTATTTGCTAAAACTCAATTACGTTTCCCCACTTACAGATTACTTTGAGCCAGAAATCAGTCCAGAAGCTTTCAATTCTGGGAAGGAAGGCGCTAATCCAGAGACACTCTGGAGAAGCGGTGAAAtccaaagttgttttttttttgagcTGCTCATCTCTTTAAATTGTTACTGGTTGAGCACCGAGGTTGTCTGTGTGCAGGTGCAAGACACAATGAAATCAGCAGTTGTATAAATAACTTTAATGATCATGTTTGTGGTGAAAGGTTCAGCATGGGCAAGAATGATGGAGATGAGGCTgcaattggatcagccatgacctaattGAATGGTCAGTCCATTCAGGGGCAGGGTGCCCTACTCCATCCCTAATTCACTCATGTTTGTTGATGCCCTTCACTGACCTGTTAATAACTGGTCAGCATTTTACACTCCTTTCATAATTCTTGGTTCGACAGCTGCTAGCTGAATGTTGTAGGATTTCCACTTTCAGCTACATTTGTTATAAATTAAATAGCTTTCCAAAATGACCACTGTAGCAGCGATCACTGCCCCTTGGTATGTTTATACTTGGAATTAACAACgttgaacatttttaaagttttaattgCATTGTTTAATTCCAGTTATTAACACAATTCTTTGTTTGTTGTCTAGTTTATTTCTTAACTTCAattgatttgtttgtttttattctccAGCATATTACAAAGAACCTGACTTATACATCCAACTAAGACCATCTGGGACAGTTTTCAGATTTGAATCTCAAGGTTATCCCAAGGCATATGTGTCTTGGTACAATGAAGACAATGAGGATATTTCTGCTCAGTCTGAGACTTATTACCAACAAAGTGACAATGGCTTATACTCATTGTGCAGTATTCTGGAAATTACTGATTCCAATAGAAGTTTGAATTATACCTTTAAGTTAATGAATAATGTACTACACCAATTATTTTCTCGAACATTTGGCCTTTCTGTAGGTAAGTTAACCTTGTATCCTACGTGGTTCGTACTCCCAACCTCCCAAATGTTTTTGTAATATAATACCAAACACCTACATCTTGACTGCTCGACATTAAAGTAAAGAATACCTTGAGCTGGACATCTGTCCTCCTCTGGGCTCTTTATCAGAGATAAATAGGAGCTAAAAATGATTCTGCTGACAATCTGTTTGCTCCTTTTTTCAGGCCATTGTTGCAGATGTAGGATTGAGATAGGAGTGCTCTAGTAGATGGGGTCTTCTATGTCTCATTAACTGAGCCTATGAAAGGAAGCCACCTGGGTTTTTCTACTGAGTTCAGGTGGTTAGTGCTGGCAGGGGATATTTCAATTCTTAGATGCTGAAGCCACCCTGGGTTTACAGAGAAACAAACATCCAGTTTCAATTCTATTTCAGAAAGATATTTTTGTACCATATCACTTTCTGTTCAAGCAGTTTAAACAGCTGCATAGTTTTTAGTTTTTGCCTTACAATTCTTGGTTTATTAATATTCTTCACTCAGTTTGTAGCCGCTCATAAATTGAATTGCATTTTTTTGGTTTCTGACAAAGCCCAAGTGCACTCCTCATTTATGTCAAGCTTCCTTTTAATACTCTGTAGTTAGTGATTCATGACATGTTCTTATCTCTCCCTTACTTGCTCACTTGTTTCTGGTCAACCCAGCACTTCCAATTTAAAACTTTCATCCTTGTTTTAAGTCCCTCCATTCCTCTGCTTTGCTCCTGATTCTGGCAGCCCATGAATTCCTCATGCCCATTGTTAGTGGAATTCCGTCTAGGTCTACCTGTTATCTCCACTCCATTTCCCCCTCTCTTTAATACTCTTTAAACAAATGTCTTTCAGTGAGTCTTTTCCAATGCACCCTAATAGTTCTTTGCAGATGTCAGTCATGCTTCTGTGATAGACGGTTGTGATTCAAATccactcaaaaaaaaattggagcagTAAATCTTGATAGCCCAGTGCCATACTCAGAGCAGAATTGTCAAAcgttgtcttttggatgagatattaagCTAAAGCCCCTTTTTAAGCCTGTTTTCACCTACAGGTGTGAAAGATCCCATGGCGCACTCGTGAAGTAGATCTGGGGAAGTTATTCCCAAAGTGCTGCTGGTTGTTATCCTTCAAACAACATTTTTAAGAAAAACTAATTATCTAGTTGTCATCATCTAATcatatttgtgggagcttgctatgtgcACATTGGTAACTGAATTTACTAAATTACAAGTCACCAAGCGTCGATAGCACTTCATTAGCTATAAAGTGCTTTAAATCATGAGAACCACCATAAATGAAAAATACCTTTTTGGTTCAACTCACAATCTGAAGTGGCTTGGGATGTTTTTTCAACACTTAAGTGCTGTGTTAATGCAATTGAATTTGTTCCTGTTTTTAGTCTTTCAACTTTTTTTGTCAGAACAAAATTACCTTAAACTAAATGCATACATATGGTTAATTTGTTCTGgtagtttgtattttttttaaaaatgtactgaaaCTACTGCTACAAAGTTCAATGgtcattttccatttctttgcAGAAACGAAAACTGCTGAAGTTTATACAAGAAATCGATGGTCACTTGCAATCTCTCTCCTTTTTGCTGAATTCATAATTATTTTAATTCTTGTGACAATTGTATCCTATAAACACTTGCCGTCtcaaatcaaaagcaaaaacagtaTTTCTGCTACAGGATGTGATGGATCATTCAGGAATGTGTAAAGTGTCTGCCTTGCTGAAACAGTTCTGAAGATAAATGGAATTCCTGCATACTTCTGCCTTGTCTACATGTTGAACGTCATTTTAACTTTTCCAAACAGTTGCTAATCAGATGCCAACAGTTCTGGAAATGTGGGGTTTTCAGTAACAGGTGGCATGgtagctcggtggttagcactccATGCTCTCAGTACTGGGAATtgaggtttgattccacacttgggtgactgtgtggagtttgcatattctccctacgTCTGTGTGAGTGTCCATTGGGTGCCATAGTTTCCCTCCACAATcaccaaaggtgtgcaagttaggtggattggccatgctatattgcttCTTAAatcccagggatatgcaggttaggtgtgttagctagCTATGAGAAacatagggtagggggctgggttggggtgggatgctgtttaggcAGTCAGTGGAATGCCCTGTTTCCATAccttagggattctgtgatctacaAGCTTGGGGAACCTAGGGTATCAACCCCTTTGGGACACAAGATTTGACAGACTGGTATGTGACTGGGTTTGggtaagaaacaaaaaaaatgttccaTCCAAGAGTGATGGTCCGAGATGTGTGTGATCAGGGAGAACCAATCTGATATTGGGTAAGACATGCAGTTGAGGAATGTGAGGATGATTTTTGATTTCAATTACACAGTAAAATATTAATGACtttaaggaagtgaatgttgccaagtttgcagatgagacaaacaTAGGTGAGATGGCAACTATCAGGGATAACAAAGAATCTATAGAGGCATATAAGCAAattaagtgggcaaaaacttggcagatggaatataatggggGACATTGTGCTTACCCACTTTGGCACGAAGATTAGAGGAGCTGCATCCCATTTAAATGGGAAAGACTACATCAAGCTGCAGCATGGAGGTCTGGGGAACTTTGTGCACGGTTAATGTCCAGTGGAtattagggaaggcaaatggaagttTGGATGGGGTCTTGATGGAAATAAATTTTTGTAGGGCTGTTCTGACAGTGTGCAACTGACTGGATCACCCTTTGACAGAGAATTGGcatagacttgatggactgaatggcatctttctgtgctgtaaacaatgctataattgaatattttttgtaTTTGTAATCTCAAGCACTTTATTCTTGTTTGAATAACTGAGCAAATATATTTGCTCAATCAGGAGAGAAATGTTATTTATAGAAAAGGAAATATCTATAAAATACACAAAGAATTGCACTTtatcatttttttcctttttttgtggCAGTGTGTATTTCAGTTCTGACTTCCTTTATATatatctctgatttgaagcatcCCCTGTACTATTAGCCCAATTACCCCATAAATTCTATATTTCCCTCTTGACACCTCTCCTTCAGGACACTCTgtaaaacctatctctttgaccaagcttttagtaccattttttttttcctcatacTTTGATAACATAAATGTGTTTTGTGAAATTCATTAACACTTAATTCCAATTGAAGATATGAAATGCAAGCAGTTTGTGACAGAATTCAGTCTTTGTTCTGAATAAACTAAATATATATTTAATCGATTGTACTGTTATTGATTTTAGTACTTTGTGCCCTGTACTTTGAGCTGAACATGACCTCCTTCCACCCTGCTCCCATGGTTTTTGGAAACCatgcatttcttttttaaaaaaaaaaaatcagctggcCAGAGTACATATGTTAGTATATTTGTATTATTGgggggttttttttgtttgtttgttttggctggggtggggtggtgcgtgGTACCCACCAGCttctcactccatccctgtggGTATGGGATGGGGTTGTGCAGAAGTTGGCAGTCAACTCCACCAAAGGTAATAACTAGTTAAGGTCAATGGAGCTGGTTAAAAGCTCAACACTGCCCCATATTAAGCTGCCTACATCATAACATGGCTAGCATCAACAGTCAGGTGGGAATCTGTTTTTATAATTCTTAAatggcacctggatgggtacatgaataggaagggtttaagacaGATTTGggctagatcaatttaggatagcATAGCATGGATAGAtggaccatagggtctgttttTCATGCTGTACGTATCTATGAAAATGGGGTGTTACTCTCTGGTGATGTCCTTTTTCTCAGGCCAGGTGGCCACCTCTCACCCTTGCCCAAATGAACAGAGAGCACATAACCTTTGCTGCAGCTGCCCCCTTGCGTATTTCAGAAAACCCCTGATCTTCGGGGCTTGGGCTCCCATTCAGCCTCCTCCCTGGAGTTGCTGGCCAATCTAAAGGACAGAACATCCCATGACTGAGGAGCAGAAATCTCACTTATTATAGCCACAAGCTATGCGTTTATAGGCAGGGATAGACTTGCCTTTCATCTGTTGGTTtgttgctgatttttgttttaaattcaaaaatataATTTTTATAAAAATATCTTATGTACATACAcattgtcacaaatgcagtttggtttcatacagtagcatatcaaggaacCCAACAAACATTGGAGCTTCACTCTGTCCAAATACAGACCTGTCTTACATATACAAGATTGCATTTGCATTCATTTGAGGCACTAGCAGGGTCTGATAAcagaatggacccccatttatcTTCAGCAGGGAAACCTCAGGCAGTGGTCTTTCCCTACTgtggcttggcagcagctgcccaagctttagtgtgtccctcagcatgtacttcctggaccttggaatgtgccagtctgcaacactcggttgcgGTCAGCTCCTTGttttggaagaccaacaagtgtctggcagaccaaagagtgtctttcactgacTTGATAGTCATCCAGGTGCTGTTGATATTTGTCTTGGCATGTATGCCAGGGAACAGCCCATTGAGCACAGAATCCCTTGTCATGGAGAAGCTCTGGATGAACCTCCACAAAAACCACCACATCtctctccaagataacaaagtgtggagctggatgaacacagcaggccaagcagcatctcaggagcacaaaagctgacatttcggacctagacccttcatcagagagggtctcttcatgctctctgatgaagggtctaggcccgaaacgtcagcttttgtgctcctgagatgctgcttggcctgctgagttcatccagctccacactttgttattttggattctccagtatctgcagttcccattatcacatctctcTCCACATGTCTTTTGCAAAGACATATTCCAGAAGGTtatgtgtgacagtctcaattCCCCACATCAGAGCTCctgcgctcccccccccccccacctctcccagcagctgcttcaagggcagtgtgcaGACTGACCAAGTGTTTGTacaggatctcacaggtagtgccctaCTCACCACCAGCAaagttggaaagttctggtgatgaggcattctgccaaataactTTGATGTC
Proteins encoded in this region:
- the LOC125464856 gene encoding CD276 antigen-like, whose product is MRSDQSILRTLLGIFLTIGYSSAVVEFNVHAPDTLVTAVYGQYVVLRCSFTVQHGSSSLQQLVISWQRVETEEVVYSYYYGKEQLSHQSSQYSGRTSLFMEELKRGNASLKLSQVKPEDAGQYKCFVSDTVGSGWGTMSLMFAAYYKEPDLYIQLRPSGTVFRFESQGYPKAYVSWYNEDNEDISAQSETYYQQSDNGLYSLCSILEITDSNRSLNYTFKLMNNVLHQLFSRTFGLSVETKTAEVYTRNRWSLAISLLFAEFIIILILVTIVSYKHLPSQIKSKNSISATGCDGSFRNV